Proteins found in one bacterium genomic segment:
- a CDS encoding mechanosensitive ion channel family protein encodes MTTVRFSRWSLILMLVLLAFALPEAIRAQDAPEETETVVQVPAERSSPRATIKTFLTMFNDADDTGNQQSLDKAVATLDLSDIPKGIRNEVGEELAKKLKVGVLDKSGFIVYEDYSDQPDAAPHTILKVPAGEVTIAPDKNGDWKFTKETVASIDRLVEHFRDQDFAEGVQSTENLTLDSSWIQDLMPDVLRNSEFILKGWQWVAMAVLAMIGLLIDRIIVFFLMMLVAPRLERYRIETTQQGRAKLVRPLGLVAMAAFWRFNLPSLELPPQMLNAVYSIIVLIIGCSFILFLLRVVDVIAGHMSNWADKTASKFDDLLVPFVRKSSKIIIVIIGSLTILESLDLRPTSVIASLGLGGLAIALAAKDTVQNVFGSVTIIADRPFQIGDWIVAGDTEGTVESLGFRSTRVRTFYNSLVTIPNAILMNATVDNLGMRRYRRYKTALAITYNTPPERIEAFCEGIREIIREHPYTRKDYYHVYMHTFGAHSLDILVYMFFETPDWSTELRERHRFNIHVMELAERLGVEFAFPTQTLYLERGAGAAKPNDEAFLSREEVTGRLDQGRNTARELVGSTLHKGEVPPPVVINPPRANEPVEKQDHFDGEE; translated from the coding sequence ATGACAACCGTGAGGTTCTCTCGTTGGTCCCTGATCCTGATGTTGGTCCTTCTGGCGTTCGCTCTGCCAGAGGCCATTCGTGCGCAGGATGCACCTGAAGAAACTGAAACCGTCGTCCAGGTACCGGCGGAGCGATCTTCGCCCAGGGCGACGATCAAGACGTTCCTGACGATGTTCAACGATGCGGACGACACGGGGAACCAGCAGTCGCTGGACAAAGCCGTGGCGACTCTCGACCTCAGCGACATCCCAAAGGGAATCCGCAATGAGGTTGGCGAGGAACTGGCGAAGAAGCTGAAAGTCGGGGTTCTCGACAAGTCCGGCTTCATTGTCTATGAAGATTACTCGGATCAGCCAGATGCCGCCCCTCACACGATCCTGAAGGTTCCTGCCGGCGAGGTAACGATCGCCCCGGACAAGAACGGCGATTGGAAATTCACAAAGGAGACGGTGGCCAGTATCGATCGGCTGGTCGAGCACTTCCGCGACCAGGATTTCGCTGAAGGCGTTCAGAGCACGGAGAATCTGACGCTGGACAGTTCGTGGATTCAGGACTTGATGCCAGACGTCTTGCGGAACTCAGAGTTCATTCTGAAGGGCTGGCAGTGGGTGGCGATGGCAGTCCTGGCCATGATCGGCCTCCTGATCGACCGTATCATCGTCTTCTTCCTGATGATGCTCGTGGCTCCTCGCCTGGAGCGCTATCGGATCGAGACCACTCAGCAGGGCCGCGCGAAGCTGGTCCGGCCACTTGGCCTCGTCGCGATGGCAGCCTTCTGGCGATTCAATCTGCCTTCCCTCGAGTTGCCACCCCAGATGTTGAACGCGGTCTACTCGATCATCGTTCTCATCATTGGCTGCTCGTTCATTCTGTTCCTGCTGCGGGTCGTCGACGTGATCGCAGGCCACATGAGTAACTGGGCCGATAAGACGGCGTCCAAGTTCGATGATCTTCTCGTCCCATTTGTTCGCAAATCGTCGAAGATCATTATCGTGATCATCGGCTCGTTGACGATTCTTGAGAGTCTCGATCTGCGCCCCACCAGCGTTATCGCTTCGCTCGGACTCGGTGGCCTGGCTATTGCCCTGGCGGCGAAAGACACCGTGCAGAATGTCTTTGGCTCGGTTACGATCATTGCCGATCGCCCGTTCCAGATCGGCGACTGGATTGTTGCCGGCGACACGGAAGGAACCGTCGAGTCGCTCGGTTTCCGCTCCACGCGCGTGCGCACGTTCTACAATTCCCTGGTGACAATCCCGAACGCGATACTAATGAATGCCACGGTCGACAACCTGGGCATGCGACGCTACCGACGCTACAAGACGGCGCTTGCAATCACCTACAATACGCCTCCCGAGCGCATCGAGGCGTTCTGCGAAGGCATTCGCGAGATCATCCGCGAGCACCCGTACACGCGGAAGGACTACTACCACGTCTACATGCACACGTTTGGGGCGCATTCGCTCGACATTCTTGTGTACATGTTCTTCGAGACGCCCGACTGGTCGACGGAGTTGCGCGAACGCCATCGCTTCAACATTCACGTAATGGAGTTGGCGGAGCGCCTTGGTGTTGAATTCGCATTCCCGACGCAAACGCTCTATCTGGAGCGCGGCGCCGGCGCGGCAAAGCCGAACGACGAGGCCTTCCTCTCGCGAGAGGAAGTCACCGGCCGTCTGGATCAGGGGCGAAACACCGCACGGGAGCTCGTCGGCAGCACGCTGCATAAGGGTGAGGTGCCTCCGCCCGTCGTCATCAACCCCCCGCGCGCAAACGAACCTGTCGAGAAGCAGGATCACTTCGATGGCGAGGAGTAG
- the ettA gene encoding energy-dependent translational throttle protein EttA: MADTPPILALLDIHKSFLSRPVLDGIHVTVHEGDRVGLLGVNGSGKSTLMRIMAGAIEADSGEVRSRRGLKVSYLDQSFTLDESQTVRKWVEGAFAELHELEAERDHVHRELEIHPDSERTPKLLERQAELTHALEARGAYTANARLEAAMNHLDLPPGEREISTLSGGEKRRVALCRVLLEQPDLLLLDEPTNHLDAQTLEWLEEFLSGYPGTVVLVTHDRYFLDRVATRMVEIARGQVNEYAGNYSDYLITKQREAELAARTEANRQTHLRRELDWLSRQPKARTTKSKARVTAIEQTLENGPPPIDRFTDFQLPDAPRLGKTVMEVEHIFKTLGDRELIGGFTFTMVPGDRIGIVGRNGAGKTTLLRLMLGQDEPDRGKVKRGKNVKIVYADQQRAALDPEETVLQTVTGDADWLRVGGERITVRAYLRRFLFDDEKAAMPIKRLSGGERNRVLLAKLLREGGNLIALDEPTNDLDLQTLRALEDALVAFDGSCIVVSHDRYFLNRVATRILWLEGDGQVHEVVGNYEHFRIYRNKLEQKREAERGARDPEPAKATRQKPKTPPKKLTFNERREFEAMEETILEAETRLDEVHALLEDPQTYMDRPKDEVAALVSEKSDLESRLNKLYERWAELSERA, from the coding sequence ATGGCTGATACTCCGCCAATTCTGGCGTTGCTCGACATTCACAAGTCCTTTCTGTCGCGCCCCGTGCTCGATGGCATTCATGTTACCGTACACGAGGGCGATCGCGTTGGCCTGCTCGGCGTGAACGGCTCCGGCAAATCGACACTCATGCGAATCATGGCCGGAGCGATCGAGGCGGATTCGGGCGAGGTTCGCTCGCGGCGCGGCCTGAAGGTCAGCTATCTCGATCAGTCGTTCACGCTCGACGAGTCGCAGACTGTCCGCAAATGGGTGGAGGGCGCTTTCGCAGAGCTGCACGAACTGGAAGCGGAACGCGATCACGTTCATCGCGAACTGGAGATACACCCTGACTCGGAACGCACACCGAAACTGCTGGAACGCCAGGCGGAATTGACCCACGCGCTCGAAGCGCGCGGAGCGTACACGGCAAATGCCCGCCTCGAGGCGGCGATGAACCATCTCGATCTGCCACCGGGCGAGCGCGAGATTTCAACGCTGTCCGGTGGCGAGAAGCGTCGTGTCGCACTTTGCCGTGTGTTGCTTGAGCAACCTGATCTGCTTCTCCTTGATGAACCAACGAACCACCTCGATGCACAAACCTTGGAGTGGCTGGAGGAGTTCCTTTCGGGTTATCCCGGCACCGTGGTGCTTGTCACACACGATCGCTACTTCCTGGATCGCGTTGCGACGCGGATGGTTGAAATTGCGCGTGGGCAAGTCAACGAGTACGCCGGCAACTACAGCGATTACCTGATTACGAAACAGCGCGAGGCAGAGTTGGCCGCGCGCACAGAGGCCAATCGCCAAACGCACCTGCGCCGGGAGCTGGATTGGCTGTCGCGTCAGCCAAAAGCACGCACGACGAAATCGAAGGCGCGAGTTACCGCGATCGAGCAGACCCTGGAGAACGGTCCACCACCGATCGATCGATTTACGGACTTTCAACTTCCCGATGCGCCTCGATTGGGCAAGACGGTCATGGAAGTCGAGCACATCTTCAAGACACTCGGCGATCGCGAGCTCATCGGGGGCTTCACGTTCACGATGGTGCCTGGAGATCGCATCGGGATCGTCGGTCGCAACGGCGCGGGGAAAACGACGCTGCTGCGCCTGATGCTCGGGCAGGACGAACCGGATCGCGGCAAGGTGAAGCGCGGCAAGAACGTGAAGATTGTCTACGCAGATCAGCAGCGCGCAGCGCTCGATCCGGAGGAAACGGTTCTCCAGACGGTGACAGGCGATGCGGATTGGTTGCGCGTCGGCGGCGAGCGCATCACCGTGCGTGCGTACTTGCGCCGGTTTCTATTTGATGACGAGAAGGCTGCAATGCCGATCAAACGCCTCAGCGGGGGCGAGCGCAATCGCGTGCTGCTGGCGAAACTGCTTCGTGAGGGCGGCAACTTGATCGCGCTCGACGAGCCGACGAACGATCTCGATTTGCAAACGTTGCGCGCGCTGGAGGATGCACTCGTGGCCTTCGATGGCAGTTGCATTGTCGTCAGTCACGACCGCTACTTCCTGAATCGCGTCGCAACGCGCATCCTCTGGCTGGAGGGCGACGGCCAGGTGCACGAAGTCGTCGGCAATTACGAGCACTTCCGCATCTACCGCAATAAGCTGGAGCAGAAGCGCGAGGCGGAACGAGGCGCCCGCGATCCGGAACCGGCCAAGGCCACTCGCCAGAAGCCCAAGACACCGCCGAAGAAGCTTACCTTCAACGAACGGCGCGAGTTTGAAGCGATGGAAGAGACGATCCTGGAAGCGGAAACGCGACTGGACGAAGTGCACGCCCTGCTGGAGGATCCGCAGACGTACATGGATCGTCCGAAGGACGAAGTGGCGGCTCTGGTCAGCGAGAAGAGCGACCTGGAGTCGCGCCTGAACAAACTGTACGAGCGTTGGGCGGAACTGAGTGAGCGCGCCTAG
- a CDS encoding carbohydrate kinase family protein, translating to MPRILVAGNVNLETSVLVGQFPIEYAKSRFIPHGVSDNPAGVGWNIALALRTLEIDVELAAILGRDALGQSLIPEIASHGIATGGIVQAMDDSPRSVILVGEEGRAAAFSDLKDALAQTYPLDDFDALLDRVDHVHATNIEWALALGRRAKERGKRVSTDVQAIPSVDDAYNRRFIEIADVVFFSDENLEQDAESAIQTMWNRGVQIAICGCGADGAMLGVRESQTIATLPATPTRPVVSTIGAGDSLVSGFLSGFVSGLTPRDALARAQYFAGHMIGEPGATRGFLKKDELDRISSGQV from the coding sequence ATGCCACGCATTCTCGTTGCCGGAAACGTGAACTTGGAAACGTCGGTTCTGGTCGGCCAGTTCCCCATCGAGTACGCGAAGTCCCGATTCATTCCGCACGGCGTCTCAGACAACCCCGCCGGCGTGGGATGGAATATCGCCCTGGCGCTTCGGACACTCGAAATCGATGTCGAATTGGCGGCAATTCTCGGTCGTGATGCGTTGGGGCAATCGCTGATTCCGGAAATTGCGTCCCACGGGATCGCAACCGGTGGCATCGTTCAAGCCATGGACGACTCGCCGCGCAGCGTGATCCTGGTGGGGGAGGAAGGGCGTGCGGCTGCGTTCTCAGATCTCAAGGATGCGCTTGCGCAGACCTACCCACTCGATGACTTCGACGCGCTTCTCGACCGCGTCGACCACGTGCATGCGACGAACATCGAGTGGGCCCTCGCTCTCGGCCGCAGGGCCAAGGAACGCGGGAAGCGCGTCTCCACAGACGTGCAGGCAATTCCATCCGTTGACGATGCCTACAATCGACGTTTCATCGAGATCGCTGATGTGGTTTTCTTCAGTGACGAGAATCTCGAGCAGGATGCCGAGTCTGCGATTCAGACGATGTGGAATCGCGGCGTGCAGATCGCTATCTGTGGGTGTGGGGCAGACGGTGCGATGCTCGGCGTGAGAGAATCGCAGACAATCGCAACTCTGCCGGCAACGCCGACACGACCAGTCGTCAGCACGATCGGCGCGGGCGATTCGTTGGTCAGCGGATTCCTCTCGGGCTTTGTTTCAGGACTGACGCCCCGCGATGCACTGGCGCGGGCTCAGTACTTCGCAGGTCACATGATCGGCGAACCCGGAGCGACAAGAGGGTTCTTGAAGAAGGATGAACTCGACAGGATTTCTTCAGGGCAAGTCTAG
- a CDS encoding TIGR03936 family radical SAM-associated protein, translated as MSNSSTQHYEQILARVEKPGRYVGGELNQVVKDKSTVSVRTALVFPDQYDIGMSYHGFKILYERVNRRPQWWAERAYCPWIDMEQEMRRAGFPLRAHESKDPLALFDVLGYSLQHEMNYTNVLNSLDLAGLSPWSAFRKSVFPIVIAGGEGALAAETLAPFVDVFVTGDGEGVLEDLLLCIEEFKRELAADGVDLSTLHPAGPFRPGNGREDDRKGLDQHNDIPISNDLKRRLLRRIAGIQGCYVPAFYHFDWREDGTLQGFRLLESGIPSFVKKNQFNIGEDLGAVCPVVPNVRVVHDRVTVEIKRGCNCGCRFCAAGMINRPLRERTPEQILKIAQEAIRNTGYREISLMSLSSADFTALPTTMRMLQEQFGANKMGLSLPSLRINAFDVELASIIAQGPKSGFTFAPEAGTERLRRVINKAVDESHFRETITQVLKRGWRTLKLYFMIGLPTETDADLDGIIELTKYAESEGRRIHGKRFSLAITLSPFVPKPHTPFQWHAQPDVDELQRRVYYVRERAESRFTQVRAHNFRGSFIEAVLARGDRKVARVLHRAWQNGTCFDSWREGFRFDAWMQAFLDEQVDPTFYANRERAQHEFFAWDHLDPSLGKLFLIRENEKAKREGETPDCALVRCVKCDVCDDVTIKNILAKHESIHAEEIARENAALENVSTDILEGEGSVEQDGKTDRELARLQQVRPLEGVEENQAVQRIRFTLSKTDDLRWLAHLDLIRLVEMVVLRAGLPISFSEGYSPRPRMSWGPPLGVGTAGEAEYFEVQLSERLEPSEALARLQALNCPGLSYHTAEEVELHGKAISAVASEADYTLEILGVEGFDFDEAERRIAVFNDAESFPLTIERKGKKKHRELKDGIHRIEPAESRNPDRPEFRARVSLIPGKYLDPGVALRHILDGMIPDDALVLLTRKNMILAEVPQQASA; from the coding sequence ATGAGCAACTCCAGCACTCAGCACTACGAACAGATCCTGGCCCGTGTCGAGAAGCCCGGCCGCTACGTCGGCGGCGAACTGAACCAGGTCGTCAAGGACAAGAGCACCGTTTCCGTTCGGACGGCACTGGTCTTTCCTGACCAGTACGACATCGGTATGTCGTACCATGGCTTCAAGATTCTGTACGAGCGCGTGAATCGCCGGCCCCAATGGTGGGCCGAGCGCGCCTACTGTCCCTGGATCGACATGGAGCAGGAGATGCGGCGCGCCGGGTTTCCGCTGCGCGCTCACGAAAGCAAGGATCCGCTGGCGCTGTTCGATGTACTGGGATACTCGCTCCAGCATGAAATGAACTATACTAACGTGCTGAATTCGCTGGACTTGGCCGGGCTTTCTCCATGGTCTGCTTTCAGGAAATCCGTGTTCCCGATTGTCATCGCCGGAGGCGAGGGCGCCCTGGCCGCCGAGACGCTCGCGCCATTTGTCGACGTGTTCGTCACGGGAGACGGGGAAGGGGTCCTAGAAGACCTCCTGCTCTGCATCGAGGAGTTCAAGCGCGAGTTGGCTGCGGACGGTGTGGATCTGAGCACCCTCCATCCGGCCGGACCGTTCCGGCCCGGCAACGGTCGGGAAGACGACCGCAAAGGCCTGGATCAGCACAACGACATTCCGATTTCGAATGACCTGAAACGCCGACTTCTGCGCCGTATCGCTGGAATCCAGGGCTGTTACGTGCCTGCGTTCTATCACTTCGATTGGCGAGAGGACGGAACTCTGCAGGGATTCCGCCTTCTGGAGAGCGGTATTCCGTCTTTCGTTAAGAAGAATCAGTTCAATATCGGCGAGGACCTCGGCGCCGTCTGTCCGGTCGTGCCAAACGTGCGCGTCGTGCACGATCGCGTGACCGTGGAGATCAAGCGCGGCTGCAATTGCGGGTGTCGCTTCTGCGCCGCCGGCATGATCAACCGGCCGCTGCGCGAACGCACCCCCGAGCAGATCCTCAAGATTGCCCAGGAAGCGATTCGAAATACGGGCTACCGCGAGATCAGCCTCATGTCGCTGAGTTCGGCGGATTTCACGGCTTTGCCGACTACGATGCGGATGCTGCAGGAGCAGTTTGGCGCCAACAAGATGGGTCTTTCCCTGCCGAGCCTGCGAATCAACGCGTTCGATGTGGAATTGGCCTCGATCATTGCGCAGGGGCCGAAATCTGGTTTCACGTTTGCCCCGGAAGCCGGAACCGAGCGTCTTCGACGCGTCATTAACAAGGCAGTGGATGAATCCCACTTCCGCGAGACGATCACGCAGGTGCTGAAGCGCGGCTGGCGGACGCTGAAGTTGTACTTCATGATCGGCCTGCCAACCGAAACCGATGCGGATCTTGATGGGATCATTGAGTTGACGAAGTACGCCGAGTCGGAAGGCCGCCGGATTCATGGCAAGCGCTTCTCACTCGCGATCACCTTGTCGCCGTTTGTTCCGAAGCCACACACGCCCTTTCAATGGCACGCCCAGCCCGACGTCGACGAGTTGCAGCGCCGCGTGTACTACGTTCGCGAGCGCGCCGAATCGCGCTTCACCCAGGTGCGTGCGCACAACTTCCGCGGCTCCTTTATCGAGGCCGTTCTGGCCCGTGGCGATCGCAAAGTCGCCCGCGTCCTCCACCGTGCCTGGCAGAACGGAACGTGTTTCGATTCCTGGCGCGAGGGGTTCCGTTTCGACGCGTGGATGCAGGCCTTCCTGGACGAGCAGGTGGACCCGACCTTCTACGCCAATCGCGAACGTGCTCAGCACGAGTTCTTTGCGTGGGATCATCTCGATCCGTCGCTTGGCAAGCTCTTCCTGATCCGCGAAAACGAGAAAGCCAAGCGCGAAGGCGAGACGCCCGATTGCGCGTTGGTTCGATGCGTGAAGTGCGATGTCTGCGATGATGTGACGATCAAGAACATACTCGCAAAGCACGAATCAATTCACGCCGAAGAGATAGCGCGCGAGAATGCAGCGCTGGAGAATGTAAGCACTGACATTCTGGAAGGCGAAGGGTCGGTCGAGCAGGACGGGAAGACGGATCGCGAGTTGGCGCGCCTGCAGCAGGTCAGGCCGCTGGAAGGCGTGGAAGAAAATCAGGCTGTGCAACGCATTCGCTTCACGTTGTCAAAGACCGACGACTTGCGCTGGTTGGCGCACCTCGACCTGATTCGACTGGTCGAGATGGTCGTGCTGCGCGCCGGGCTGCCGATCAGTTTCTCCGAAGGCTACAGCCCGCGCCCGCGCATGAGTTGGGGGCCGCCGTTGGGCGTCGGTACGGCCGGCGAGGCTGAATACTTCGAAGTGCAGTTGAGCGAGCGGCTTGAACCATCCGAGGCCCTGGCGCGACTTCAGGCCCTCAATTGTCCCGGCTTGTCGTATCATACTGCCGAAGAAGTCGAACTGCACGGAAAGGCGATCTCTGCGGTCGCAAGTGAAGCCGACTACACGCTCGAAATCCTCGGCGTGGAGGGATTCGATTTCGACGAAGCCGAGCGACGGATTGCGGTATTCAACGACGCCGAGTCTTTTCCGCTGACGATCGAGCGAAAGGGCAAAAAGAAGCATCGCGAGTTGAAAGACGGCATTCATCGAATCGAGCCCGCCGAATCGCGCAATCCGGACCGTCCGGAGTTCCGGGCGCGCGTGTCGCTCATCCCCGGCAAGTATCTCGATCCCGGGGTTGCGCTCCGCCACATCCTGGATGGCATGATTCCCGACGACGCGCTCGTTTTGCTGACGCGCAAGAACATGATTTTGGCGGAGGTGCCGCAGCAGGCTTCCGCTTGA
- a CDS encoding fibronectin type III domain-containing protein codes for MPRFPRREGEIILLADDMISGLNSYGKHFPNCDPKGLEGLRADYQKQKDVQMDALNAYKAATEAKDEALQELMRKMKDELKQAEDDSKQDPSKLERIGWGGLSEVTVTPPPAPPRDLEAVSEGAAGVRLQWRQPARGQGGPVRVYEVERREGADKSTEWTLEANSFDLELRMKELPVGIPLRFRVRARNQAGASDPSNTVEITL; via the coding sequence ATGCCCCGATTTCCTCGACGAGAAGGCGAAATCATCCTGCTGGCCGACGATATGATTTCCGGCCTGAATTCCTATGGGAAACACTTTCCCAATTGCGACCCGAAAGGTCTTGAAGGCCTGCGAGCAGATTATCAGAAGCAGAAGGACGTCCAAATGGACGCCCTGAATGCTTACAAGGCGGCAACGGAGGCCAAGGATGAGGCCCTGCAGGAACTGATGCGCAAGATGAAGGACGAGTTGAAGCAGGCTGAGGACGACTCGAAGCAGGACCCGTCGAAGCTGGAGCGCATCGGTTGGGGCGGCCTGTCCGAAGTAACCGTCACTCCCCCACCCGCTCCGCCGCGCGATCTGGAGGCTGTCTCCGAAGGCGCAGCGGGCGTTCGCCTGCAGTGGCGCCAGCCCGCCCGCGGCCAGGGAGGCCCGGTCCGCGTCTACGAAGTGGAACGGCGCGAGGGAGCCGACAAGAGCACCGAATGGACGCTCGAAGCCAATTCCTTCGATCTCGAATTGCGCATGAAGGAACTGCCGGTCGGAATTCCGCTTCGGTTCCGTGTCCGGGCGCGTAATCAGGCCGGCGCCTCCGATCCAAGCAACACCGTCGAAATCACCTTGTAA